From Triticum aestivum cultivar Chinese Spring chromosome 4A, IWGSC CS RefSeq v2.1, whole genome shotgun sequence, a single genomic window includes:
- the LOC123088060 gene encoding nucleotide pyrophosphatase/phosphodiesterase — translation MGMAHVVVLAAVLAMATTVSASPEAGVQPLSKIAIHKATVELHGSAYVRASALLLGDGDQQEGDTATVTVEYGWQNPATDDWIAVFSPSDFISGSCPNPRRYPTEPLLCTAPIKYQYANFSANYLYWGKGTIQFQLINQRSDFSFALFTGGLENPKLVGLTKLSPFKNPKAPVFPRLAQGKTHDEMAVTWTSGYDVGEAYPFVEWGMVTSGSGGGNPARTPAGTLTFNRGSMCGAPARTIGWRDPGFIHTAFMRGLWPNKEYFYKIGHELPDGTVVWGKPYTFRAPPTPGQSSLQRVIVFGDMGKAERDGSNEYANYQPGSLNTTDALVKDLDNFDMVFHIGDLPYANGYISQWDQFTAQVAPISARKPYMIASGNHERDWPNTGGFFDVEDSGGECGVLAETMYYYPAENRANFWYKVDYGMFRFCVADSEHDWREGTPQYKFIKECLSTVDRKHQPWLIFAAHRVLGYSSNKWYAEQGSFEEPEGRESLQKLWQRYRVDLAFFGHVHNYERTCPLYQNQCVSNERSRYSGTMNGTIFVVAGGGGSHLNGYTSAIPKWSVFRDRDYGFTKLTAFNHSSLLFEYKRSSDGKVYDNFTIHRDYRDVLGCVHDSCFPTTLAT, via the exons ATGGGGATGGCGCACGTCGTCGTCCTGGCGGCGGTGCTGGCCATGGCGACGACGGTGAGCGCCTCGCCGGAGGCGGGGGTCCAGCCACTGTCTAAGATCGCCATCCACAAGGCCACCGTCGAGCTGCACGGCTCCGCGTACGTGCGCGCGAGTGCGCTGCTGCTCGGCGACGGCGACCAGCAG GAAGGAGACACTGCAACGGTCACTGTGGAATACGGCTGGCAAAACCCCGCCACCGACGACTGGATCGCCGTCTTCTCCCCCTCCGATTTCAT CTCGGGCTCGTGCCCTAACCCACGGAGGTACCCCACCGAGCCGCTGCTCTGCACAGCGCCTATCAAG TATCAGTACGCCAACTTCTCGGCGAACTACCTCTACTGGGGCAAGGGCACCATCCAGTTCCAGCTCATCAACCAGCGCTCCGACTTCTCCTTCGCTCTCTTCACCGGCGGCCTGGAAAAC CCAAAGCTTGTGGGGTTGACGAAGCTGTCGCCGTTCAAGAACCCCAAGGCGCCGGTGTTCCCGCGGCTGGCGCAGGGCAAGACCCACGACGAGATGGCCGTGACCTGGACCAGCGGCTACGACGTCGGCGAGGCCTACCCGTTCGTGGAGTGGGGCATGGTCAcctccggctccggcggcgggaACCCCGCCCGCACCCCCGCCGGCACGCTAACCTTCAACCGCGGCAGCATGTGCGGCGCGCCGGCGCGGACGATCGGGTGGAGGGACCCCGGGTTCATCCACACGGCGTTCATGAGGGGCCTGTGGCCCAACAAGGAGTACTTCTACAAGATCGGGCACGAGCTCCCCGACGGGACGGTGGTGTGGGGCAAGCCCTACACCTTCCGGGCGCCGCCGACCCCCGGGCAGAGCTCGCTGCAGCGCGTCATCGTCTTCGGCGACATGGGGAAGGCGGAGAGGGACGGGTCGAACGAGTACGCCAACTACCAGCCGGGGTCGCTCAACACGACGGACGCGCTGGTTAAAGATCTGGACAACTTCGACATGGTCTTCCACATCGGCGACCTGCCCTACGCCAACGGCTACATCTCGCAGTGGGACCAGTTCACCGCGCAGGTCGCCCCCATCAGCGCCAGGAAGCCCTACATGATCGCCAGCGGCAACCACGAGAGGGACTGGCCCAACACCGGAGGGTTCTTCGACGTCGAGGACTCCGGCGGCGAGTGCGGCGTGCTGGCCGAGACCATGTACTACTACCCGGCCGAAAACAGAGCAAACTTCTG GTACAAGGTGGACTACGGGATGTTCCGGTTCTGCGTGGCGGACTCGGAGCACGACTGGCGGGAGGGGACGCCGCAGTACAAGTTCATCAAGGAGTGCCTCTCCACGGTGGACCGGAAGCACCAGCCGTGGCTCATCTTCGCAGCGCACCGGGTGCTGGGATACTCCTCCAACAAGTGGTACGCCGAGCAGGGCTCCTTCGAGGAGCCCGAGGGGCGGGAGAGCCTGCAGAAGCTGTGGCAGCGGTACCGCGTCGACCTGGCCTTCTTCGGCCACGTCCACAACTACGAGCGCACCTGCCCGCTCTACCAGAACCAGTGCGTGAGCAACGAGCGGAGCCGCTACTCGGGCACCATGAACGGGACCATCTTcgtggtggcgggcggcggcggcagccacCTCAACGGCTACACCAGCGCCATCCCCAAGTGGAGCGTGTTCAGGGACCGGGACTATGGCTTCACCAAGCTCACGGCCTTCAACCACTCGTCGCTTCTCTTCGAGTACAAGAGGAGCAGCGACGGCAAGGTCTACGACAACTTCACCATCCACAGGGACTACCGCGACGTGCTCGGCTGCGTGCACGACAGTTGCTTCCCCACCACACTCGCTACCTGA